In Herpetosiphon gulosus, one genomic interval encodes:
- a CDS encoding transposase, with amino-acid sequence MDDMTHPTDRPTLTTAERQAILDEYDSYPRGDPRRGAILRQHGLYTSQLAKWRQRLRRGATSLDNQRPGPVPQPANPLADENARLRRENARLQHQLTKATAIIDIQKKMATLLGLASAAPTDNES; translated from the coding sequence ATGGACGACATGACCCACCCGACTGACCGACCAACGTTGACGACCGCCGAGCGACAGGCCATCCTGGACGAGTATGACTCCTACCCGCGTGGCGACCCACGGCGGGGAGCGATCCTTCGTCAACACGGGCTGTACACCTCGCAACTGGCCAAGTGGCGACAACGCCTTCGTCGCGGTGCGACCAGCCTCGACAATCAACGCCCTGGCCCGGTGCCCCAGCCCGCCAATCCGCTGGCGGATGAGAACGCTCGCCTCCGCCGCGAGAACGCTCGCCTCCAGCACCAGCTGACCAAGGCCACCGCCATCATCGATATCCAAAAAAAAATGGCCACGCTGCTTGGACTGGCATCAGCCGCACCGACGGACAACGAATCATGA